A stretch of Lactuca sativa cultivar Salinas chromosome 6, Lsat_Salinas_v11, whole genome shotgun sequence DNA encodes these proteins:
- the LOC111918743 gene encoding protein TPX2 isoform X1, which yields MEVEMEDDSSSGNVAVEFTFTAVEIDLDYEFEAARFFDFTREESTVEAREAEMWFESVESYPPSPFAVRLISREQNENANIHTESKGFNTNQLDNVSNVVRAQEGSSMALTKTNTDGDVANGGVSLDLKSYCLQTFQKQQPRRNDNYKSKIKSNLKPSFPRTSTLMKPTASQLAKQNQERLMDHSRVQKSGNNSINVEGQAAKRQKLEGGLLCKVTDTKQQANFIHKAPKKEGGMDSKLHITVPRPPDLATAQRAQRSQRIRQKGDTGNENVASRAHGFRALPLNRKIFETPSLLQQKRSTPQLPEFQEFHLKTTERAAQNTAAVPSTSSYCNNLKVPQKPRFSFATESKQEDCETISRFKALPLNKKIFSSKGDLGVFRSSKRETTVAMVAFNFQTEKRAQNAPPIDLFNKLTLDSGSELNRPRPRARHQSIFMKGSKENRVCSFQQQSEIVNHKMTSSKQVHFDSNSAITEGITPFSTISRNLGIR from the exons ATGGAGGTGGAAATGGAGGATGATAGTAGTAGTGGTAATGTCGCTGTGGAGTTTACGTTTACGGCTGTGGAAATCGATCTCGATTACGAGTTTGAAGCTGCGCGGTTCTTTGATTTTACAAGGGAGGAGTCGACGGTAGAAGCTCGTGAAGCTGAAATGTGGTTTGAGTCCGTTGAAAGCTATCCGCCTTCGC caTTTGCAGTTAGATTAATTTCAAGAGAGCAAAATGAAAATGCCAACATTCATACAGAATCAAAAGGTTTTAACACAAATCAGTTGGATAATGTCTCTAATGTTGTAAGAGCACAAGAGGGTTCTTCAATGGCTTTGACCAAGACCAACACAG ATGGTGATGTGGCGAATGGGGGAGTTTCTTTGGACTTAAAAAGTTACTGTCTACAAACCTTCCAGAAGCAACAGCCTAGAagaaatgataattataaatctaagataaaatcaaatttgAAACCAAGTTTTCCAAGAACCTCAACTTTAATGAAACCTACTGCAAGTCAATTAGCTAAACAAAATCAAGAACGTTTAATGGATCATTCCAG GGTTCAAAAATCGGGTAACAATTCTATAAATGTAGAAGGTCAAGCAGCCAAAAGACAAAAGCTCGAGGGAGGCCTCTTGTGTAAG GTCACTGACACAAAGCAACAAGCTAATTTTATCCACAAGGCACCAAAAAAG GAAGGTGGCATGGATAGTAAGTTGCATATTACTGTTCCTAGACCACCTGATCTtgcaacagctcaaagggcaCAAAGGTCACAAAGGATAAG GCAAAAGGGCGATACTGGAAACGAAAATGTGGCTTCAAGAGCTCATGGGTTTAGAGCCCTTCCACTCAATAGAaaa ATTTTTGAGACACCTTCATTGTTACAACAAAAAAGAAGCACTCCTCAGTTACCAGAATTTCAA GAATTTCACTTGAAGACAACAGAGAGAGCTGCACAAAACACTGCTGCAGTTCCATCAACTTCATCATACTGCAACAACTTAAAG GTACCACAGAAGCCTAGATTTTCCTTTGCGACAGAAAGTAAACAAGAAGATTGTGAAACAATTTCCAGATTTAAAGCATTACCTCTCAACAAAAAA atATTTTCAAGTAAaggagatctaggagtttttagaAGTAGCAAGAGGGAGACAACAGTAGCTATGGTA GCATTTAATTTTCAAACTGAAAAAAGAGCTCAAAATGCCCCACCAATCGATCTCTTTAACAAG CTCACATTGGATTCTGGTTCTGAATTGAATAGGCCTAGGCCTAGGGCTAGACATCAGTCTATTTTTATGAAG GGTTCAAAAGAAAACAGAGTATGCTCCTTTCAACAGCAAAGTGAGATagtaaaccacaaaatgacatcaTCAAAACAAGTTCATTTTGACAGCAATTCAGCCATCACTGAAGGCATTACTCCATTTTCAACAATTAGCAG AAATTTGGGGATTCGTTAA
- the LOC111918743 gene encoding protein TPX2 isoform X2 — translation MEVEMEDDSSSGNVAVEFTFTAVEIDLDYEFEAARFFDFTREESTVEAREAEMWFESVESYPPSPFAVRLISREQNENANIHTESKGFNTNQLDNVSNVVRAQEGSSMALTKTNTDGDVANGGVSLDLKSYCLQTFQKQQPRRNDNYKSKIKSNLKPSFPRTSTLMKPTASQLAKQNQERLMDHSRVQKSGNNSINVEGQAAKRQKLEGGLLCKVTDTKQQANFIHKAPKKEGGMDSKLHITVPRPPDLATAQRAQRSQRIRQKGDTGNENVASRAHGFRALPLNRKIFETPSLLQQKRSTPQLPEFQEFHLKTTERAAQNTAAVPSTSSYCNNLKVPQKPRFSFATESKQEDCETISRFKALPLNKKIFSSKGDLGVFRSSKRETTVAMAFNFQTEKRAQNAPPIDLFNKLTLDSGSELNRPRPRARHQSIFMKGSKENRVCSFQQQSEIVNHKMTSSKQVHFDSNSAITEGITPFSTISRNLGIR, via the exons ATGGAGGTGGAAATGGAGGATGATAGTAGTAGTGGTAATGTCGCTGTGGAGTTTACGTTTACGGCTGTGGAAATCGATCTCGATTACGAGTTTGAAGCTGCGCGGTTCTTTGATTTTACAAGGGAGGAGTCGACGGTAGAAGCTCGTGAAGCTGAAATGTGGTTTGAGTCCGTTGAAAGCTATCCGCCTTCGC caTTTGCAGTTAGATTAATTTCAAGAGAGCAAAATGAAAATGCCAACATTCATACAGAATCAAAAGGTTTTAACACAAATCAGTTGGATAATGTCTCTAATGTTGTAAGAGCACAAGAGGGTTCTTCAATGGCTTTGACCAAGACCAACACAG ATGGTGATGTGGCGAATGGGGGAGTTTCTTTGGACTTAAAAAGTTACTGTCTACAAACCTTCCAGAAGCAACAGCCTAGAagaaatgataattataaatctaagataaaatcaaatttgAAACCAAGTTTTCCAAGAACCTCAACTTTAATGAAACCTACTGCAAGTCAATTAGCTAAACAAAATCAAGAACGTTTAATGGATCATTCCAG GGTTCAAAAATCGGGTAACAATTCTATAAATGTAGAAGGTCAAGCAGCCAAAAGACAAAAGCTCGAGGGAGGCCTCTTGTGTAAG GTCACTGACACAAAGCAACAAGCTAATTTTATCCACAAGGCACCAAAAAAG GAAGGTGGCATGGATAGTAAGTTGCATATTACTGTTCCTAGACCACCTGATCTtgcaacagctcaaagggcaCAAAGGTCACAAAGGATAAG GCAAAAGGGCGATACTGGAAACGAAAATGTGGCTTCAAGAGCTCATGGGTTTAGAGCCCTTCCACTCAATAGAaaa ATTTTTGAGACACCTTCATTGTTACAACAAAAAAGAAGCACTCCTCAGTTACCAGAATTTCAA GAATTTCACTTGAAGACAACAGAGAGAGCTGCACAAAACACTGCTGCAGTTCCATCAACTTCATCATACTGCAACAACTTAAAG GTACCACAGAAGCCTAGATTTTCCTTTGCGACAGAAAGTAAACAAGAAGATTGTGAAACAATTTCCAGATTTAAAGCATTACCTCTCAACAAAAAA atATTTTCAAGTAAaggagatctaggagtttttagaAGTAGCAAGAGGGAGACAACAGTAGCTATG GCATTTAATTTTCAAACTGAAAAAAGAGCTCAAAATGCCCCACCAATCGATCTCTTTAACAAG CTCACATTGGATTCTGGTTCTGAATTGAATAGGCCTAGGCCTAGGGCTAGACATCAGTCTATTTTTATGAAG GGTTCAAAAGAAAACAGAGTATGCTCCTTTCAACAGCAAAGTGAGATagtaaaccacaaaatgacatcaTCAAAACAAGTTCATTTTGACAGCAATTCAGCCATCACTGAAGGCATTACTCCATTTTCAACAATTAGCAG AAATTTGGGGATTCGTTAA
- the LOC111918742 gene encoding protein FIZZY-RELATED 2: MNDESSSHCQIPSPKPTTPSSLNYYHPSPSRTIYSDRFIPSRSASNFALFGLSTPPPSDGGADNDTSSSSAAYTALLRKALFGSDLGFVPPSTPDKKNSPVTTTNPVNRNIFRFKSETRQSLHSLSPFGFDNELPGVSHRPAKARRIVPRSPYKVLDAPALQDDFYLNLVDWSSHNILAVGLSNCVYLWNASSSKVTKLCDLGIDETVCSVGWSQQGTTLAVGTSNGEVQIWDVFGCKKVRTMEGHRSRVGALAWNSSMLSSGSRDKSVLQRDPRVEQDFVSKLNGHKSEVCGLKWSYDNRELASGGNDNRLFVWNQHSTQPVLKYCEHTAAVKAIAWSPHLYGLLASGGGTADRCIRFWNTTTNSHLSCVDTGSQVCNLVWSKNGNELVSTHGYSQNQIIVWKYPNMSKLATLTGHTYRVLYLAISPDGQTIVTGAGDETLRFWNAFPSPKSQNNESAIGASSFGRTHIR, translated from the exons ATGAACGATGAATCTTCATCTCATTGTCAAATCCCATCACCAAAACCCACAACCCCATCTTCTCTAAATTATTACCACCCATCTCCATCACGCACCATCTACAGCGATCGATTTATCCCCTCTCGATCCGCATCCAATTTCGCCCTATTTGGCTTGTCTACTCCGCCACCGTCCGACGGAGGCGCTGACAACGACACTTCTTCTTCCTCAGCCGCCTACACTGCCCTTTTGAGAAAGGCATTGTTTGGGTCGGATCTGGGATTCGTTCCTCCCAGTACGCCTGATAAGAAGAACTCTCCAGTGACTACTACTAATCCAGTAAACCGGAATATTTTTCGCTTCAAGAGTGAGACTAGGCAATCGTTGCATTCGCTGTCTCCGTTTGGATTTGATAATGAGTTGCCTGGGGTTAGTCATCGACCTGCTAAAGCTCGACGAATTGTTCCCAGATCTCCTTATAAG GTTCTAGATGCACCAGCATTGCAAGATGATTTTTACCTAAATCTTGTAGATTGGTCTTCTCATAATATCTTGGCTGTGGGATTGAGCAATTGTGTTTACTTATGGAATGCCTCTAGTAGTAAG GTTACAAAATTATGTGATTTGGGCATTGATGAAACAGTCTGTTCAGTTGGGTGGTCACAACAAGGAACAACTCTTGCAGTTGGAACTAGCAATGGAGAAGTCCAG ATATGGGATGTGTTTGGATGCAAGAAAGTTAGAACCATGGAAGGACACAGATCACGTGTTGGAGCCTTGGCTTGGAATTCATCCATGTTATCTTCAGGAAGCCGTGATAAAAGTGTTCTTCAACGGGACCCACGTGTAGAACAAGATTTTGTTAGtaagttaaatggtcataaatcAGAAGTGTGTGGACTCAAATGGTCTTATGATAATCGCGAATTAGCATCAGGGGGAAACGATAATCGG CTTTTTGTTTGGAATCAACATTCAACACAACCTGTTTTGAAATACTGTGAACacactgctgctgtgaaagcaaTTGCGTGGTCCCCACATCTTTATGGACTTTTGGCTTCCGGTGGCGGCACTGCTGACCGGTGTATCAGATTTTGGAACACAACCACCAATTCTCACCTGAGCTGTGTGGATACCGGTAGTCAG GTGTGTAATCTTGTGTGGTCTAAGAATGGGAATGAACTTGTGAGCACACATGGATACTCTCAGAATCAAATTATAGTCTGGAAGTACCCTAATATGTCAAAG TTGGCTACTCTTACTGGGCATACATACAGAGTTCTTTACCTTGCAATCTCACCTGATGGACAG ACGATTGTGACTGGAGCTGGAGATGAAACACTTAGATTTTGGAATGCATTTCCTTCGCCTAAATCTCAG AACAATGAGAGTGCAATTGGAGCATCATCTTTTGGAAGAACACATATACGTTAA